A stretch of Roseovarius sp. M141 DNA encodes these proteins:
- a CDS encoding Na+/H+ antiporter subunit C: MELLVASAIGILTAAGLYLVQRLRTFPVIIGVALLTYAVNVFLFASGRLTIGAPPILSDAQTYTDPLPQALVLTAIVISFGMTAVIVMIALGAYLGADDDHVNDPTEGSETDKEGTA, from the coding sequence ATGGAACTGCTCGTCGCATCCGCCATTGGCATCCTCACCGCCGCCGGCCTCTACCTTGTGCAGCGCTTGCGCACCTTTCCGGTGATCATCGGCGTGGCGCTGCTGACCTATGCGGTCAACGTGTTCCTCTTCGCCTCCGGGCGGCTGACAATCGGCGCACCGCCAATCCTGAGCGATGCGCAAACCTATACAGATCCGCTGCCACAGGCGCTTGTGCTGACTGCCATCGTGATCTCCTTCGGGATGACGGCGGTCATCGTGATGATTGCGCTCGGGGCTTATCTGGGGGCCGATGACGACCATGTAAATGACCCCACAGAGGGCAGCGAGACCGACAAGGAGGGCACAGCATGA
- a CDS encoding monovalent cation/H+ antiporter subunit D has product MMHWIILPVILPAIVAPFIVLAARYHIGIQRVLSIAGVLALIVIAAGLAWQASDGTVTLYQLGDWAAPFGIVLVADRLSTMMVLLTAVLGFFVLLYAIGSKWDERGRHFHALFQFQMMGLMGAFLTGDLFNLFVFFEVLLIASYGLMIHSGGHVRLRAGAQYVLYNLLASTLFLFALGAIYAETGTLNMADIAGRVALIDAGGSVGIRVAAVLLLLVFAIKAAVVPLHFWLPSSYAEAPGPVAALFAIMTKVGAYAIIRVYTLIFPPDLEVTSGLQGLWLAPAALATLAVGMIGVLAARRLDRLVAYAVIGSMGMVMIAIALFTQAGIAAALYYIPHSTLASAALFLIADLVRSGRTDLRLRAAPQIAGASLTAGMFFVAAIAMVGLPPLSGFVGKLLILNAAIASPLVVWIWAVVLGASLISLIGFGRAGSTIFWKARAVPPLEDTPAPSLSPLSYTAVGGLLALLIALTVLAGPAHRYTTAIAAQLFAPAPYISTVLDTPGKLSTPQEGH; this is encoded by the coding sequence ATGATGCACTGGATCATTCTGCCCGTCATCCTGCCCGCTATCGTCGCGCCGTTCATCGTGCTGGCGGCCCGGTATCACATCGGCATCCAGCGGGTCCTGTCGATTGCGGGCGTGCTGGCCCTTATCGTGATCGCGGCGGGCCTTGCATGGCAGGCCTCGGACGGGACTGTCACGCTGTATCAGCTGGGCGACTGGGCCGCACCCTTCGGCATCGTGCTGGTCGCTGACCGGCTGTCGACTATGATGGTGCTTCTGACGGCGGTGCTGGGCTTTTTCGTGCTGCTCTACGCCATCGGATCGAAATGGGATGAGCGCGGGCGGCATTTCCACGCGTTATTTCAGTTCCAGATGATGGGCCTGATGGGCGCGTTCCTGACCGGGGATCTGTTCAACCTCTTCGTGTTCTTCGAGGTGCTGCTGATCGCCTCCTACGGGCTGATGATCCACTCGGGTGGGCATGTGCGCCTGCGGGCGGGTGCCCAGTATGTGCTGTACAATCTGCTGGCATCGACGCTGTTCCTGTTCGCCCTTGGCGCGATCTATGCCGAAACAGGTACGCTGAACATGGCCGATATCGCCGGGCGCGTCGCCCTGATCGACGCGGGCGGCAGCGTCGGTATCCGCGTGGCGGCGGTGCTGCTGCTGCTGGTCTTTGCGATCAAGGCGGCGGTCGTGCCGCTTCATTTCTGGCTGCCCTCCAGCTACGCCGAGGCGCCGGGGCCTGTCGCCGCCCTGTTCGCCATCATGACCAAGGTCGGCGCCTACGCCATCATCCGCGTCTATACGCTGATCTTTCCGCCCGATCTGGAGGTCACTTCGGGGCTGCAAGGCCTGTGGCTGGCCCCTGCCGCGCTGGCAACCCTGGCGGTCGGCATGATCGGTGTGCTGGCCGCGCGTCGGCTGGACCGTCTGGTGGCCTATGCCGTAATCGGATCGATGGGCATGGTGATGATCGCCATCGCGCTGTTCACGCAGGCGGGCATCGCCGCGGCTCTCTATTACATCCCGCACTCGACGCTGGCATCAGCAGCGCTGTTCCTGATCGCCGATCTGGTGCGCAGCGGGCGGACGGATCTGCGGCTGCGCGCGGCGCCGCAGATCGCGGGCGCGTCCCTGACGGCGGGGATGTTCTTTGTGGCGGCCATCGCGATGGTCGGCCTGCCGCCGCTGTCCGGCTTTGTTGGCAAGTTGCTGATCCTAAATGCCGCCATCGCATCCCCGTTGGTTGTCTGGATCTGGGCGGTGGTGCTGGGCGCCAGCCTGATCAGCCTGATCGGATTTGGCCGCGCTGGCAGCACGATTTTCTGGAAGGCGCGCGCGGTGCCCCCCCTTGAGGACACTCCAGCGCCGTCCCTATCCCCGCTGTCCTACACGGCCGTCGGCGGGTTGCTGGCGCTTTTGATCGCGCTGACAGTTCTCGCCGGCCCGGCGCACCGCTACACCACTGCCATCGCCGCGCAACTTTTCGCGCCGGCGCCTTATATCAGCACCGTGCTGGACACGCCCGGCAAGCTGAGCACACCGCAGGAGGGGCACTGA
- a CDS encoding Na+/H+ antiporter subunit E translates to MTRAFYWLLPHPFLTLLLTAVWLLLQNTLSPGMLVFGLILGIVIPWGTSAWWPGTPRGVRLGRMAVYILIVLWDIMVANVQVAWIVLTKPNSRLRPAWVVVPLELRQPEAITVLAGTITLTPGTVSADLSDEGHSLLVHALHTDDPDAVRDEIKHRYERRLLEIFS, encoded by the coding sequence ATGACACGCGCGTTCTACTGGCTCTTGCCGCACCCGTTCCTGACACTTCTGCTGACGGCGGTCTGGCTGCTGCTGCAAAACACACTGTCGCCCGGAATGCTGGTGTTCGGACTGATCCTGGGCATCGTGATCCCCTGGGGGACATCGGCCTGGTGGCCGGGTACGCCGCGCGGTGTCCGGCTGGGCCGGATGGCTGTCTATATCCTGATCGTGCTGTGGGACATCATGGTTGCCAACGTACAAGTCGCCTGGATCGTCCTGACCAAGCCCAACTCCCGCCTGCGCCCCGCATGGGTCGTTGTGCCGCTGGAACTGCGCCAGCCCGAGGCGATCACGGTCCTCGCCGGAACAATTACACTGACGCCCGGCACCGTGTCGGCGGATCTGTCGGACGAGGGGCACAGCCTGTTGGTCCATGCGCTGCATACCGACGACCCGGATGCGGTGCGCGACGAAATCAAGCACCGCTACGAGCGGCGCCTGCTGGAGATTTTCTCATGA
- a CDS encoding K+/H+ antiporter subunit F, with product MTLAMDVMNIALWIAFVTVAAAQVMAMIRLIIGPGTGDRILALDTMVVNAIGLIILLGIAQGSHIYFEVTLIIAMLGFVSTVAYARFVLRGDIIE from the coding sequence ATGACCCTCGCCATGGATGTGATGAATATCGCGCTCTGGATCGCCTTTGTGACGGTCGCTGCGGCGCAGGTCATGGCCATGATCCGGCTGATCATCGGGCCGGGTACGGGCGACCGGATCCTTGCGCTGGACACCATGGTCGTGAATGCCATCGGCTTGATCATCCTGCTCGGGATAGCTCAGGGTAGCCACATCTATTTCGAAGTCACGCTGATCATCGCCATGCTGGGGTTTGTCAGCACGGTCGCCTATGCGCGCTTCGTGCTGAGGGGGGACATTATCGAATGA
- the mnhG gene encoding monovalent cation/H(+) antiporter subunit G has translation MIWETVAIYAISICLIVGAGFSLIGSIGLLKFNDAMTRLHAPTKVGTVGIGALLLAAIIHAQIFGDGALHVLLVMAFLFVTAPISANFMAKVNIHKDACPTPPPPPEDDTWSTLNVPEADRALESETKT, from the coding sequence ATGATCTGGGAAACTGTCGCAATCTACGCCATTTCGATCTGCCTGATCGTCGGTGCCGGCTTTTCGCTGATCGGCTCGATTGGGTTGCTGAAGTTCAACGATGCCATGACACGCCTGCACGCACCGACCAAAGTGGGCACCGTGGGCATCGGCGCCCTTCTTCTGGCGGCGATAATTCATGCGCAGATATTCGGTGACGGGGCGTTGCATGTTCTTTTGGTCATGGCCTTCCTGTTCGTCACGGCGCCGATATCGGCGAACTTCATGGCAAAGGTGAATATCCACAAGGACGCCTGCCCAACCCCGCCCCCGCCGCCGGAGGACGACACCTGGTCAACACTGAACGTACCCGAAGCCGACCGCGCGCTGGAGAGCGAGACCAAAACCTGA
- a CDS encoding diguanylate cyclase: MSVHVGKDRSDHATAMMDVLCPMHAVLDAAGCVVHAGPTLAKTFGAAPMIGARFADLFEIKRPQTDGSIRMLLGLAGTKLHLRMRCAQRTDLKGVVVPLAPGAAPVGGALINLSFGISVVDAVRDYGLTSSDFAATDLAVEMLYLVEAKTAAMEASHKLNLRLQGAMIAAEEKAYTDTLTGLRNRRALGYVLERLTEAEQDFALIHLDLDYFKAVNDSMGHAAGDHVLREVARIMVEETRDEDTVARVGGDEFVLVLTRLTDAGRVHEIAARLIGRLSQPIPFSNRFCTISASAGSVMSCDHAHPDIARLMLEADTALYAAKDRGRGCHIPYSLDLGHTGDPLADAGERPADARGPVAHSGPVAWGDSKGADAVE, translated from the coding sequence GTGAGTGTTCACGTAGGCAAGGACCGGTCTGATCACGCCACGGCGATGATGGATGTGCTGTGCCCCATGCACGCGGTACTTGATGCCGCGGGGTGTGTGGTGCATGCCGGTCCGACATTGGCCAAGACATTCGGAGCGGCGCCGATGATTGGCGCACGGTTTGCCGATCTGTTTGAGATAAAGCGCCCACAGACCGATGGATCCATACGGATGCTGCTGGGGCTGGCGGGCACCAAACTGCATCTGCGGATGCGCTGCGCACAGCGTACCGACCTGAAGGGTGTCGTCGTGCCGCTGGCGCCGGGCGCGGCCCCTGTCGGTGGCGCGCTGATCAATCTGTCCTTCGGGATCTCGGTTGTTGATGCTGTGCGGGATTACGGTCTGACCAGCAGCGATTTTGCTGCGACTGATCTCGCTGTCGAAATGCTCTATCTGGTCGAGGCCAAGACCGCCGCGATGGAGGCGTCGCACAAGCTGAACCTGCGCCTTCAGGGCGCCATGATCGCGGCCGAGGAAAAAGCCTATACAGACACGCTGACCGGGCTGCGCAACCGCCGTGCGTTGGGTTATGTGCTGGAACGACTGACCGAGGCAGAGCAGGATTTTGCGCTGATCCATCTGGATCTTGATTACTTCAAGGCGGTGAACGACAGCATGGGGCACGCGGCGGGCGATCATGTGCTGCGCGAAGTTGCGCGCATCATGGTTGAAGAGACGCGCGACGAAGACACCGTCGCCCGCGTCGGCGGTGACGAATTTGTGCTGGTGCTGACGCGGCTGACTGATGCGGGTCGTGTGCATGAAATCGCGGCGCGGCTGATCGGACGATTGTCGCAGCCCATCCCCTTCTCGAATCGGTTCTGCACCATATCGGCCAGTGCGGGGTCGGTAATGTCGTGCGATCACGCACATCCGGATATTGCGCGCCTGATGCTGGAGGCCGATACGGCGCTTTACGCTGCCAAGGATCGTGGACGCGGGTGCCATATTCCGTATTCGCTGGATCTGGGACATACCGGTGATCCCTTGGCGGACGCTGGCGAAAGGCCCGCGGATGCGCGCGGCCCCGTGGCGCATAGCGGTCCGGTGGCTTGGGGCGACAGCAAGGGGGCAGATGCCGTCGAGTGA
- a CDS encoding heme NO-binding domain-containing protein, with protein MDMHGLINRAIERFVRDTYGRDVWGTVMRRAGLDYTEFEAMLTYEEHVTHDVLGALADVLGRPLQDILEDIGTYLVSHPNVEALRRLLRFGGPTFTEFLHSLDDLPARARLAVPDLALPELELRERGDGRFSALCRSRTPGFGHVMVGLLRALADDYGALVLLDHKGRRDGLEVIEIRLLAVEHASGRRFDLGVGAVK; from the coding sequence ATGGATATGCACGGGCTGATCAATCGGGCGATAGAGCGTTTCGTGCGCGACACGTATGGGCGCGACGTCTGGGGCACCGTGATGCGGCGCGCCGGGCTGGATTATACCGAATTCGAGGCGATGCTGACCTATGAGGAGCATGTCACACATGACGTGCTGGGCGCCCTCGCTGATGTGCTGGGTCGCCCGTTGCAGGATATCCTCGAAGATATCGGAACATATCTCGTCTCGCATCCCAACGTCGAAGCGCTGCGCCGATTGTTGCGTTTTGGCGGGCCGACCTTCACCGAATTTCTGCACTCGCTGGACGATCTGCCTGCGCGCGCGCGGCTTGCCGTGCCTGACTTGGCCCTGCCCGAGCTTGAGCTGCGCGAACGCGGCGATGGGCGTTTCAGCGCGCTCTGCCGTAGCCGGACGCCGGGGTTCGGACATGTCATGGTCGGGCTTTTGCGCGCGCTGGCAGATGATTACGGCGCGCTGGTCCTGCTGGACCATAAGGGCCGCCGCGACGGTCTGGAAGTGATCGAGATCCGGCTGCTGGCGGTGGAGCATGCCAGCGGACGCCGTTTCGATCTGGGTGTAGGGGCAGTGAAGTGA
- a CDS encoding DUF4153 domain-containing protein, giving the protein MMLRSKTSDARLLYAIVGAVAGLSVWGLINVLPDMVDNARAALLPIAAGLGFFGVLLALLGPVRLKLAAVAALGMAVPAALLLFWASFRHAQVEDFLDTGYGAAAFVYLLVIGVPFVTAGLHRHGGWRHYGALFDTAWNLVVRVAAAWLFVGVAWLVLLLSDQLLGLVGIDIIEDVIALEPVPYLVSGIALGLGLAIVHELRDYVSPFLVIQLLRVLLPALLVVLAVFIVALPFRGLASLFGQFSAAATLVAVTVAGITLVTTAIHRDDGVSVQGAGMLMATRLLSAMLPVPAALALWAVWLRVDQYGLTPHRVAGLIAAAVALIYALAYAVALLTRTDWRRQQRSVNRWMALVTLAIAALWLTPLLNAERLATASQIARAGSGAADRDLALWEMANEWGIAGQRGLARLESQADAQEDGDLLALIERARQTPARWDYQKATGDDGIVTLEGIVPLRPVGSSLPPGALDGLDPDERQQIHESCKRRLTGGHPGCVIVIAPFEPAEDTERAIGLFATADEGARLVAYRIYEGRLFQQGYPRDILGGNYPYVSKDVIADILKGRFRLVPAPRTVLEVGGMQLFPQN; this is encoded by the coding sequence ATGATGCTCAGATCCAAAACCAGTGACGCGCGGCTGCTATACGCCATCGTCGGCGCGGTGGCAGGCCTGTCGGTCTGGGGGTTGATCAATGTTCTGCCGGACATGGTGGACAACGCGCGGGCCGCATTGCTGCCCATCGCGGCCGGGCTGGGGTTCTTTGGCGTGCTGCTGGCGCTGCTGGGGCCGGTGCGCCTGAAACTTGCGGCGGTGGCGGCGCTGGGCATGGCGGTGCCTGCCGCGCTGCTGCTGTTCTGGGCCAGCTTTCGCCATGCGCAGGTCGAGGATTTTCTGGACACTGGGTACGGGGCGGCCGCCTTTGTCTATCTGCTGGTGATCGGGGTGCCGTTCGTGACCGCCGGGCTGCACAGGCATGGGGGATGGCGCCACTACGGGGCCTTGTTTGACACCGCGTGGAACCTGGTGGTGCGCGTTGCGGCCGCGTGGCTGTTTGTCGGGGTGGCCTGGCTGGTGCTGCTGCTGTCGGATCAGTTGCTGGGTCTGGTCGGGATCGACATCATCGAGGATGTCATTGCGCTGGAGCCGGTGCCATACCTCGTCAGCGGTATTGCGCTGGGCCTGGGTCTGGCCATCGTGCATGAGCTGCGCGATTACGTGTCGCCGTTTCTGGTGATCCAGCTGCTCCGTGTGCTGTTGCCTGCGCTGCTTGTGGTGCTGGCGGTGTTTATCGTGGCGCTGCCGTTTCGGGGGCTTGCCAGTCTCTTTGGTCAGTTTTCGGCGGCGGCCACGTTGGTGGCGGTCACGGTGGCGGGCATTACCCTGGTGACGACAGCGATCCACCGCGACGATGGCGTGTCGGTGCAGGGCGCGGGTATGCTGATGGCGACCCGCCTGCTGAGCGCGATGCTGCCTGTGCCCGCTGCGCTGGCGCTGTGGGCGGTGTGGCTGCGCGTGGACCAGTACGGGCTGACGCCCCACCGCGTGGCGGGACTGATCGCCGCTGCGGTGGCGCTGATCTATGCGCTGGCCTATGCCGTCGCGCTGCTGACGCGCACTGATTGGCGTCGCCAGCAACGCAGCGTCAACCGCTGGATGGCACTGGTCACGCTGGCGATTGCGGCGCTATGGCTGACGCCCCTTCTGAATGCCGAGCGCCTTGCGACCGCCAGCCAGATCGCCCGCGCGGGGTCTGGTGCTGCGGACCGGGATCTGGCCCTGTGGGAGATGGCCAATGAATGGGGTATCGCAGGCCAACGCGGCCTGGCCCGGCTCGAGTCGCAGGCGGATGCGCAAGAGGACGGTGATCTGCTGGCCCTGATCGAAAGGGCGCGCCAGACCCCGGCCAGATGGGACTACCAGAAGGCCACAGGCGATGACGGAATCGTCACGCTGGAAGGCATCGTACCGCTGCGTCCGGTGGGTAGCAGCCTGCCGCCCGGCGCGCTGGACGGGCTGGACCCGGACGAGCGGCAACAGATCCACGAATCTTGCAAGCGCCGCCTGACCGGGGGGCATCCGGGCTGTGTCATCGTGATCGCCCCGTTCGAGCCGGCCGAAGATACCGAGCGCGCCATCGGCCTGTTCGCGACGGCAGACGAAGGCGCGCGACTGGTGGCATACCGGATATATGAGGGGCGCCTGTTTCAGCAGGGGTATCCGCGCGATATTCTGGGAGGCAACTACCCTTATGTCTCAAAAGACGTGATTGCGGATATTCTCAAGGGTCGGTTTCGCCTCGTCCCCGCGCCGCGCACGGTGCTGGAGGTCGGAGGCATGCAGCTGTTTCCGCAAAATTGA
- a CDS encoding ABC transporter substrate-binding protein, with protein sequence MKSLVFTAAFLSALTAVPACAQDKMTLVLDWFINPNHGPIVIAQERGYFADEGLDIEIIAPADASAPPKMVAAGQVDLAVSYQPQLHLQIAEGLPLIRVGTLIASPLNCLLVLKDGPIKTIADLKDSKIGYSVAGVEEALLNAILNQHDITFDDVEMINVNWSLGPSVMSGQVDAVIGAYRNFELNQMEIEGAPGTCFFVEEAGVPPYDELIYVANPETMDLALISRFLRATGKATQYIVNHPDDSWDIFKSTSPELDDALNARAWTDTIPRFALRPAAVDIARYADFERFLAEAGLLDGTRSVSELAIDPGATSGAQSEAQ encoded by the coding sequence ATGAAATCCCTCGTTTTCACCGCCGCCTTTCTAAGCGCCCTGACCGCCGTGCCAGCATGCGCACAGGACAAGATGACCCTCGTGCTGGACTGGTTCATAAACCCCAACCACGGCCCTATCGTAATCGCCCAAGAGCGCGGTTATTTCGCCGATGAAGGTCTGGACATTGAAATCATCGCGCCCGCCGATGCCTCGGCCCCGCCCAAGATGGTGGCCGCAGGTCAGGTCGATCTGGCCGTATCCTACCAGCCGCAACTGCACCTTCAGATCGCCGAAGGCCTGCCGCTGATCCGCGTCGGCACCCTGATCGCCAGCCCGCTGAACTGCCTGCTGGTGCTAAAGGACGGCCCAATAAAGACGATCGCCGACCTCAAGGACAGCAAGATCGGCTATTCCGTTGCCGGCGTCGAAGAGGCGCTGCTGAACGCGATCCTGAATCAGCATGACATCACCTTCGATGATGTGGAAATGATCAACGTCAACTGGTCCCTTGGCCCCTCGGTCATGTCCGGACAGGTCGATGCGGTCATCGGCGCCTATCGCAATTTCGAGCTGAACCAGATGGAGATCGAAGGCGCCCCCGGAACGTGCTTTTTCGTCGAAGAGGCCGGCGTGCCGCCCTATGACGAACTGATCTATGTCGCCAACCCCGAGACGATGGATCTGGCGCTGATCTCGCGCTTTTTGCGCGCCACGGGCAAAGCGACGCAATACATCGTCAACCACCCCGACGACAGTTGGGACATCTTCAAATCCACCTCACCCGAGCTGGACGATGCCCTGAACGCCCGCGCGTGGACCGACACGATTCCCCGCTTTGCCCTGCGCCCTGCCGCCGTCGACATCGCCCGCTACGCCGATTTCGAGCGTTTCCTGGCCGAGGCCGGGCTGCTGGACGGCACGCGTTCTGTGTCCGAACTGGCCATCGATCCGGGTGCAACATCCGGCGCACAATCGGAGGCGCAGTAA
- a CDS encoding TenA family protein, whose protein sequence is MYGDTFTAWRADAAQDWHAYTHHPFVEGLRDGTLPRKAFLHYLVQDYVFLIHFSRAWALAVVKADTVEEMRFATTTLDALLNGEIALHVATCAREGIDEATLFAAPEAAQNIAYTRYVLDAGYSGDFLDLLAALTPCVLGYGEIGLRLAAGRGDTPYGEWIDTYAGSDYQQACRKAGTLLDGAIARRLGATPQDSPRWRALSQRFSTAVRLEVGFWDMGLQG, encoded by the coding sequence ATGTACGGCGATACCTTCACCGCATGGCGCGCGGACGCGGCGCAGGATTGGCACGCCTACACCCATCACCCCTTTGTCGAGGGGCTGAGGGACGGCACGCTGCCGCGCAAGGCCTTTTTGCACTACCTCGTGCAGGATTACGTGTTTCTCATCCACTTCTCCCGCGCCTGGGCGCTGGCGGTGGTCAAGGCGGACACGGTCGAGGAAATGCGCTTTGCCACGACCACGCTGGACGCGCTGCTGAACGGTGAAATCGCGCTGCATGTCGCCACCTGCGCGCGCGAAGGCATCGACGAGGCCACGCTATTCGCCGCGCCCGAGGCGGCGCAGAACATCGCCTATACGCGCTATGTGCTGGATGCGGGCTACTCGGGCGATTTTCTGGACCTGCTGGCGGCGCTCACGCCCTGCGTACTGGGATACGGCGAAATCGGCCTGCGTCTGGCTGCCGGGCGCGGCGACACGCCGTATGGCGAATGGATCGATACCTATGCCGGGTCGGACTATCAGCAAGCCTGTCGCAAGGCTGGCACGCTTCTCGATGGCGCCATTGCCCGGCGGCTGGGGGCAACGCCGCAGGATAGCCCACGGTGGCGCGCGCTTTCACAGCGTTTTTCCACAGCCGTACGGCTGGAGGTGGGCTTTTGGGACATGGGTTTGCAGGGATGA
- a CDS encoding ABC transporter ATP-binding protein → MTAPGIILEGSVDIDGVPLIPPIRLTAAAGKWTCLLGPSGVGKSTILRLISSIADEATLTGTLTASDGAPLAGRVALMAQSDLLLPWLTVAQNVTLGARLRNAAPDEKRAAELLDEVGLRAHAEKRPATLSGGQRQRAALARTLMEDRPIVLLDEPFSALDARTRAQVQDLTAQLLSDKTVLMVTHDPAEAARLSDVILILGHGGLRERPVPPGAPPRAVDDAPTLSAQGALLAELRAGP, encoded by the coding sequence ATGACAGCGCCCGGCATCATCCTGGAGGGGTCCGTCGATATCGACGGCGTGCCCCTGATCCCGCCCATCCGGCTCACGGCGGCGGCAGGCAAATGGACCTGCCTGCTGGGACCGTCCGGCGTGGGAAAGTCCACCATCCTGCGCCTGATTTCGAGCATCGCGGACGAGGCGACGTTGACCGGCACGTTAACTGCCAGTGACGGCGCCCCCCTCGCCGGGCGCGTGGCGCTGATGGCACAATCCGATCTGCTGCTGCCGTGGCTGACCGTCGCGCAGAATGTCACCCTGGGTGCCCGCCTGCGCAACGCGGCGCCGGATGAAAAGCGCGCCGCCGAACTGCTGGACGAGGTCGGGCTGCGCGCACACGCGGAAAAACGCCCCGCCACGCTATCGGGCGGCCAGCGCCAGCGCGCCGCACTGGCGCGTACCTTGATGGAGGATCGCCCCATTGTCCTGCTGGACGAGCCGTTCTCGGCGCTGGATGCGCGCACCCGCGCGCAGGTGCAGGACCTGACGGCACAGCTGCTCTCGGACAAAACCGTGCTGATGGTCACGCATGACCCGGCCGAGGCGGCCCGGCTGAGCGACGTCATCCTCATCCTCGGCCACGGCGGACTGCGCGAACGGCCCGTGCCCCCCGGCGCCCCGCCGCGTGCCGTGGATGACGCGCCGACCCTCAGTGCCCAAGGCGCCCTGCTGGCCGAACTGAGGGCCGGACCATGA